The Virgibacillus phasianinus genome includes a window with the following:
- a CDS encoding MFS transporter: protein MINQTNQSQKWAITLFTIGVFMAGLDNGIISTALTTINDSFNVSPSWGTWSITLYTLGIAVSVPIVGKLSDRYGRKRLFIIEITLFAIGSLLVALSPTFTFLLIARVIQSIGGGGIFIIGSSHILATLPKEKQGRALGLLGGMNGIAAVIGPNLGAVILDITGSWHWLFLINLPIALFLIIGGVIKIDESYPGESNKLDFTGSVLLAGAILSLMLGITRLDSQSFKESLLQIDVLPYIILGFALFIILLVHEKRVEARGGDPILAFSLLEKKLFQLTLLLGLLSGGFLAGIIFIPAYVQQVLQVPVENAGYWLTPLALASGIGAGLGGYLTDKRSAAQTVIISGVIGIIGFFMFPLWVSGVWTFIIASVLAGIGLGILLGAPLNVLVGESAKSGEQGSALGTLSLIRQIGLTLFPTIYAGYITGSLTNIKPTIVEKFGAGIINFDSQSELNYGDIQTKINQVHDDMLVEKLETSVTAVMETGFNHLFITAGILSVFVVAAGLFVAKYSKN from the coding sequence ATGATTAATCAAACCAACCAATCACAGAAATGGGCTATTACGTTATTTACGATTGGCGTATTCATGGCTGGGTTGGATAATGGAATCATTAGTACGGCATTAACAACTATTAATGACTCGTTTAATGTTTCTCCATCGTGGGGTACATGGAGCATCACGCTATACACGCTTGGAATTGCGGTAAGTGTACCAATTGTCGGCAAGCTTTCAGACAGATACGGCCGCAAACGTCTCTTTATCATAGAAATAACGTTATTTGCAATCGGTTCCTTATTGGTTGCTTTAAGCCCAACATTTACCTTTTTACTCATTGCTCGAGTGATTCAGTCAATTGGCGGCGGGGGAATATTTATTATTGGAAGCTCGCATATCCTGGCAACATTGCCAAAGGAGAAGCAAGGGCGTGCGCTCGGACTGCTAGGTGGTATGAATGGGATAGCCGCAGTAATTGGACCGAATCTTGGTGCAGTTATTTTGGATATTACCGGTTCCTGGCATTGGTTGTTTCTGATTAATCTGCCCATCGCCTTATTCCTTATTATCGGCGGGGTAATTAAAATTGATGAATCATACCCAGGCGAATCTAATAAACTCGATTTTACGGGAAGTGTTTTGCTTGCAGGTGCTATTCTTTCACTCATGCTTGGCATTACCAGATTAGATAGTCAATCATTTAAAGAAAGCTTGCTTCAAATAGATGTCCTCCCCTATATTATTTTGGGATTTGCCTTATTTATTATATTGTTAGTTCACGAGAAGCGGGTTGAGGCGCGTGGTGGAGACCCGATTCTTGCATTTTCTTTGTTGGAGAAGAAATTGTTTCAACTAACATTGTTGCTGGGTCTTCTGTCGGGAGGATTTCTTGCGGGGATTATTTTCATTCCGGCGTACGTTCAGCAAGTGCTGCAGGTACCGGTTGAAAATGCCGGTTATTGGTTGACCCCACTCGCATTGGCTTCAGGAATTGGCGCGGGGCTTGGTGGGTATTTGACAGACAAACGCAGTGCTGCGCAAACAGTTATTATATCTGGTGTTATCGGAATTATCGGCTTTTTCATGTTCCCGCTTTGGGTTTCGGGTGTTTGGACATTCATTATTGCCAGTGTGCTTGCTGGAATTGGTCTTGGAATATTATTAGGGGCACCATTAAATGTGCTGGTTGGTGAAAGTGCCAAAAGCGGAGAACAAGGTTCCGCGCTTGGAACATTATCATTAATCCGGCAAATTGGTTTAACATTATTTCCAACAATCTATGCAGGATATATTACCGGAAGCCTTACAAACATAAAGCCCACTATCGTGGAAAAGTTTGGCGCTGGAATAATCAATTTCGATTCACAAAGTGAACTAAATTATGGAGATATCCAGACTAAAATTAACCAAGTTCATGATGATATGCTTGTGGAAAAGCTGGAAACATCGGTTACAGCTGTAATGGAAACAGGATTTAACCATCTGTTTATCACGGCTGGCATCCTATCAGTATTTGTGGTGGCGGCAGGCTTATTTGTTGCTAAATATAGTAAAAATTGA
- a CDS encoding peptide ABC transporter substrate-binding protein — translation MKLSKLLLLLSLGILLSVFTVACSSDKSSTKSNDETGEDANSETGGDVKQTLHLLESDTIPTMDLTLSTDALSAVYIGNTMEGLYRLGENVEVTPGIAKDHKVSEDGTVWTFNLREDAKWSNGDPVTAHDFVYAWRRAVDPDVGSEYGPYMMGGVVKNATAISKGEMPLKKLGVKADGDYTFVVTLEKPTPYFESLTAFSTFFPLNQEFVEEQGDEFATSSDTLLSNGPFLLTDWKSTSTNWNLEKNPDYWDAETVQLEKLTFDVVKDPQVGVDLYEKGEVDRAGVSSDLVDKYATNDDYTTTLEPTLFWLKLNQTTSDALANVNIRKAISKSINKQALVDEILNDGSVVANGFVPKNFSKHPETGEGFREINGDLVTYDPEKAKALWEKGLKEIGKDKVELEFLGQDGATTKLMNEFLANQMESTLPGLTITLKQVPFEQKLELDSSMNYDIQYNGWLPDFLDPYTFLNLWLTDGQNNKMGYSNKKYDKLIQSTANELALKPVKRFEAFLEAEKILAEDAVVVPLYQRARAQLISPKIQGVIRNPMGSAYDYKWASVQAVK, via the coding sequence ATGAAGTTATCAAAATTATTATTGCTCTTGTCATTGGGGATCCTGCTAAGTGTATTCACGGTTGCATGTTCAAGTGACAAGAGCAGTACGAAATCAAATGATGAAACAGGTGAAGATGCCAATTCAGAAACAGGTGGAGATGTGAAGCAAACACTTCATTTATTGGAGAGTGATACAATCCCGACAATGGATCTAACATTATCTACGGACGCACTTTCTGCCGTTTATATTGGAAATACAATGGAAGGTCTTTATCGTCTGGGAGAAAATGTGGAAGTTACTCCTGGTATTGCGAAGGACCATAAAGTAAGTGAGGATGGTACAGTTTGGACGTTTAACCTTCGTGAGGATGCAAAGTGGTCAAACGGAGATCCGGTAACAGCGCATGACTTCGTTTACGCGTGGAGGCGTGCAGTTGACCCTGACGTTGGGTCGGAATATGGGCCATATATGATGGGCGGTGTAGTCAAAAATGCAACAGCAATTAGTAAAGGTGAAATGCCACTTAAAAAGTTAGGGGTAAAAGCCGATGGAGACTATACATTCGTTGTAACGCTGGAAAAACCTACACCATATTTTGAATCGCTGACAGCGTTCAGTACATTTTTTCCGTTAAACCAGGAATTTGTTGAAGAACAAGGTGATGAATTTGCAACAAGCTCCGATACGCTACTTTCTAACGGCCCCTTCCTATTAACGGATTGGAAGAGCACGTCAACTAATTGGAATTTAGAAAAGAATCCGGATTACTGGGATGCAGAAACGGTTCAATTAGAAAAACTGACGTTTGATGTCGTTAAAGATCCACAGGTCGGTGTAGATTTATATGAAAAAGGTGAAGTAGACCGTGCAGGCGTCTCTTCAGATCTGGTCGACAAATATGCAACTAACGATGACTATACGACGACTCTTGAACCAACCTTATTCTGGTTGAAACTGAACCAGACAACTTCAGACGCGCTAGCTAATGTGAACATCCGTAAAGCGATTAGCAAATCAATTAACAAGCAAGCTCTGGTTGATGAAATTCTAAATGATGGATCTGTTGTTGCAAATGGCTTTGTCCCTAAAAATTTCAGTAAACATCCTGAAACTGGTGAAGGGTTCCGGGAAATTAATGGTGACTTGGTAACATATGACCCAGAAAAAGCAAAAGCATTATGGGAAAAGGGCCTAAAGGAAATTGGCAAAGATAAAGTGGAACTTGAGTTTCTGGGGCAGGATGGTGCAACCACAAAGCTCATGAACGAATTTCTTGCAAATCAAATGGAAAGCACTCTTCCAGGTCTAACTATTACGCTGAAACAAGTTCCATTCGAACAAAAGCTTGAGTTAGATTCAAGTATGAATTACGACATTCAGTACAATGGTTGGCTTCCTGATTTCCTTGATCCATATACATTTCTGAACTTATGGCTGACAGACGGTCAAAATAACAAGATGGGCTACTCTAATAAGAAATATGACAAATTAATTCAAAGTACGGCAAATGAACTAGCACTAAAACCAGTTAAACGTTTTGAAGCTTTCCTAGAAGCTGAAAAGATTCTGGCCGAAGATGCTGTGGTCGTTCCATTATATCAAAGGGCCCGCGCCCAATTAATTTCACCTAAAATACAAGGTGTTATTAGAAATCCAATGGGCTCAGCATACGATTATAAATGGGCAAGTGTTCAAGCAGTAAAATAA
- a CDS encoding DUF3899 domain-containing protein — translation MVYIKNKWIFLLFNVFIGFVILLLSTSPINLRFFIDSLFYVTIVYIILMLLLFIIRGRFFDGIIWSFRRFGSIMSKNRDYLEEAEGSPKLSERINLPFYRFIAFQTFALLIILVLLLILYYM, via the coding sequence ATGGTTTACATAAAAAATAAATGGATATTCTTACTGTTTAATGTTTTTATAGGCTTTGTCATATTATTATTATCCACTTCTCCTATTAATCTGCGGTTTTTTATTGACTCATTATTTTACGTTACCATTGTATATATAATCCTAATGCTACTTTTATTTATCATAAGGGGGCGCTTCTTTGATGGGATTATCTGGAGCTTCAGAAGATTCGGCTCAATCATGTCTAAAAATCGCGATTATCTTGAGGAAGCGGAGGGCTCTCCAAAGTTGTCTGAACGTATTAATTTACCTTTTTACCGGTTTATTGCATTTCAGACGTTTGCCTTGTTAATAATTCTTGTTCTGCTGCTTATTCTTTATTATATGTAG
- a CDS encoding peptide ABC transporter substrate-binding protein produces the protein MKLSKFSLLLALGLLLSVFMVACSSGDESSKDSGGDSDKGTEEKAAAEGEDVEQVLNLLESDTIPTMDVSMATDEIAFIYLGNTMEGLYRLGEDAKMTPGIAKDHTVSDDGLTWTFNLREDAKWSNGDPVTANDFVYAWQRAVDPKTGSEYGPYMMGGVIKNATKVNEGEMPVEKLGVKAKDDYTLVVTLEKPTPYFESLTAFGTFYPLNQKFVEAQGDKYATSSDTLLSNGPFVIKDWKSTSTSWNLVKNDKYWDAEAVNLNKLTFNVVKDPQVGVDLYEKGKVHRAGISSDLVDKYSSHDDFTITPEASLFYLKFNQTTSDALANVNIRKALSMSINKQALVDEVINNGSVVSNGFVPANFSFHPETGEDFREINGDLVTYDKEKAKELWEKGLKEIGKDKVSLEFLGGDGETTKIMNEYLANQMQSNLPGLDITLVQVPFEQRLEKDTNMDYQIQFSGWGPDYLDPYTWLNLWLTDGGNNKMGYSNPEYDKLVQSTVNELALEPVKRYEAFLEAEKILAEDAAVAPLYQSARAQLISPQYQGVINNPMGATYDYKWASVGAAE, from the coding sequence ATGAAATTGTCCAAATTTTCATTACTCTTGGCGTTAGGTCTTTTGCTAAGTGTATTCATGGTCGCGTGCTCAAGTGGAGACGAGAGCAGCAAAGATTCAGGTGGCGATTCAGACAAAGGCACTGAAGAAAAAGCCGCAGCTGAAGGGGAAGATGTAGAACAAGTACTTAATCTATTGGAAAGTGACACCATACCTACAATGGACGTGTCAATGGCTACCGATGAGATCGCTTTCATTTATCTAGGAAATACAATGGAGGGACTATATCGTCTTGGGGAAGACGCCAAAATGACTCCAGGTATTGCTAAAGACCACACAGTTAGTGATGACGGACTAACTTGGACATTTAATCTTCGTGAAGATGCTAAATGGTCAAACGGGGATCCAGTGACAGCAAATGACTTTGTTTATGCATGGCAACGTGCGGTAGATCCTAAAACTGGATCTGAGTATGGCCCATACATGATGGGTGGCGTAATCAAAAACGCTACTAAAGTAAACGAAGGTGAAATGCCTGTTGAAAAGTTGGGTGTTAAAGCTAAAGACGACTATACACTAGTTGTTACGCTTGAAAAACCAACACCATATTTTGAATCATTAACAGCTTTTGGAACCTTTTATCCATTAAATCAAAAGTTTGTTGAAGCACAGGGCGATAAATATGCAACAAGCTCTGATACATTATTATCCAACGGCCCATTCGTTATTAAAGATTGGAAGAGCACTTCAACATCTTGGAACTTAGTGAAAAATGATAAGTACTGGGATGCCGAAGCTGTAAACTTAAATAAATTAACATTTAATGTTGTTAAAGACCCACAAGTTGGCGTGGATTTATATGAAAAAGGTAAAGTACACCGTGCAGGTATTTCCTCTGACCTAGTGGATAAATATTCATCACACGATGACTTTACGATTACACCAGAGGCATCATTATTCTATTTGAAATTTAACCAAACAACTTCAGATGCACTTGCTAACGTAAATATCCGTAAAGCACTTAGCATGTCTATCAACAAGCAGGCTTTAGTTGATGAGGTTATCAATAACGGTTCCGTTGTTTCAAATGGTTTCGTACCAGCTAACTTCTCGTTCCATCCTGAAACTGGTGAAGACTTCCGCGAAATCAATGGGGATCTCGTAACTTATGACAAAGAAAAAGCTAAAGAATTATGGGAAAAAGGGTTAAAAGAAATTGGTAAAGATAAAGTATCACTTGAGTTCCTTGGTGGCGACGGTGAAACTACGAAGATCATGAACGAATACCTTGCTAATCAAATGCAATCAAACCTACCAGGTTTAGACATTACATTAGTTCAAGTTCCATTTGAACAACGTCTTGAAAAAGACACAAACATGGACTATCAAATTCAATTCTCTGGATGGGGTCCTGACTATCTTGATCCATACACTTGGTTGAACCTATGGTTGACTGATGGTGGAAACAATAAGATGGGTTACTCTAATCCTGAATATGACAAACTAGTTCAAAGTACTGTAAATGAATTAGCTCTTGAACCAGTAAAACGTTATGAAGCATTCTTAGAAGCTGAGAAGATTTTGGCTGAAGATGCTGCTGTTGCACCATTGTATCAAAGCGCTCGCGCACAATTGATTTCACCTCAATATCAAGGTGTTATTAACAACCCAATGGGTGCTACTTATGATTATAAGTGGGCAAGTGTAGGTGCAGCTGAATAA
- the opp3b gene encoding oligopeptide ABC transporter permease, with protein MTRYLLKRIMYMAITLFLIATISFFLMKLLPGSPLNAENKLSEEQAAVVLAKYGLDDPVPIQYLKYMGGLVQGDLGISFAFSNTPVTDIITDRIGPSIQIGFQAMLVGTILGILLGLVASVFHNGFLDYGSTILAVLGTSIPSFVFAGLLQWGLAVKLGWFPVALWEGFEYSVLPTIALMIFPLATAARFTRTEMLEVLGSDFILTARAKGVRETGIIFKHGLRNALIPLVTIIGPMAVSLMTGTLVIEQIFAIPGLGDQFVSSVMVNDYPTIMGTTLLFAFLFVVIILVVDLLYGLIDPRIRITGGES; from the coding sequence ATGACGCGATATTTACTAAAACGTATCATGTATATGGCGATCACATTATTTTTAATTGCTACAATTTCGTTCTTCCTTATGAAACTATTACCAGGGAGTCCGCTAAATGCTGAAAACAAACTTTCAGAAGAACAAGCTGCAGTTGTACTAGCTAAGTATGGGCTTGATGATCCAGTTCCAATTCAATATCTGAAATATATGGGTGGGCTTGTGCAAGGTGATTTAGGTATTTCCTTTGCATTCTCGAATACACCTGTTACAGACATTATTACGGACAGGATTGGACCTTCAATACAAATTGGTTTTCAGGCTATGTTAGTAGGTACTATATTAGGGATTCTTCTCGGTTTAGTTGCCTCAGTTTTCCATAACGGTTTTCTCGACTATGGTTCCACGATTCTGGCTGTACTCGGTACATCCATTCCATCCTTCGTATTTGCTGGACTATTACAGTGGGGACTTGCAGTTAAGTTAGGCTGGTTTCCTGTTGCGCTATGGGAAGGATTCGAATATTCGGTATTACCGACCATTGCATTAATGATTTTCCCACTGGCTACAGCCGCGCGTTTTACTCGAACGGAAATGCTTGAGGTGTTAGGATCAGATTTCATCCTTACTGCACGAGCAAAGGGTGTACGAGAAACAGGAATTATTTTCAAGCACGGACTTCGTAACGCATTAATACCACTTGTTACGATAATTGGACCAATGGCAGTAAGCTTAATGACTGGTACACTTGTAATTGAACAAATATTTGCGATACCAGGGCTTGGGGACCAGTTCGTATCATCTGTTATGGTTAACGACTATCCTACCATTATGGGAACAACATTATTATTTGCCTTTTTATTTGTTGTTATTATTCTAGTAGTCGACTTATTATATGGACTAATTGATCCTAGAATCAGAATTACAGGAGGGGAGAGTTAA
- the opp3C gene encoding oligopeptide ABC transporter permease, with translation MDQNKLPKELFEPLEQNDDAGEKIAKPSRTFLQDATRTFLKNKLAIVSVLILIIIGIMSAFGPGMNEYGYNDQDVTRGTMPPRIKALDGIGWLGFDGTLSSSFEAENVEEATKDAYMRYDNKKEFIDIEVKDKGNGTADSAEVEATYHVYQAKDMDDTYFWLGTDNLGRDQWTRLWKGTRVSLYIAFLAAAIDLIIGVAYGGISGYAGGRVDNILQRIMEVLVGIPNLVVILLMIIILQPGILSITIALTITGWIGMARIVRGEIMKIKNMEYVLASRTLGTKSSKIITRHLLPNISGVIIINTMFTIPSAIFFEAFLSFIGLGLVPPEASLGTLINTGFDYIRIYPFLLLYPAIIISVIMIAFNIVADGLRDAFDPRMHK, from the coding sequence ATGGACCAGAATAAACTACCAAAAGAGCTTTTCGAACCCCTCGAGCAAAATGATGATGCAGGTGAGAAAATAGCAAAACCCAGTAGAACCTTTTTACAAGATGCGACTCGAACATTTTTAAAAAACAAACTTGCAATTGTTTCAGTATTAATTTTGATCATTATTGGAATTATGAGTGCCTTTGGGCCTGGTATGAATGAATATGGCTATAATGATCAGGATGTTACACGAGGAACCATGCCACCTCGAATTAAAGCCTTGGATGGCATAGGCTGGTTAGGTTTTGATGGAACATTAAGCAGCAGCTTTGAAGCTGAAAATGTAGAAGAAGCGACCAAAGATGCTTATATGCGCTATGATAATAAGAAAGAATTTATTGATATTGAAGTGAAAGACAAGGGTAATGGAACTGCTGATTCTGCAGAGGTGGAAGCTACCTACCATGTTTATCAAGCAAAAGATATGGATGATACCTATTTTTGGCTTGGCACAGATAATCTGGGCCGGGATCAGTGGACACGTCTTTGGAAAGGTACACGTGTTTCATTATACATTGCGTTTTTAGCAGCAGCTATTGACCTTATTATTGGTGTAGCCTACGGCGGTATTTCTGGATATGCCGGCGGCCGAGTGGATAATATTTTGCAGCGTATTATGGAAGTGTTAGTAGGTATTCCAAACCTGGTTGTTATTCTGTTAATGATCATAATTCTGCAGCCGGGTATTCTCTCGATTACGATTGCCCTGACCATAACGGGATGGATTGGCATGGCCAGGATAGTACGTGGTGAGATAATGAAAATTAAAAACATGGAATATGTATTAGCATCGAGAACTTTAGGTACAAAAAGTTCGAAAATAATTACTAGGCACTTATTACCGAATATAAGTGGTGTCATTATCATTAATACCATGTTCACGATTCCTAGTGCGATATTTTTCGAAGCATTTTTAAGCTTTATCGGTCTAGGGCTGGTACCACCGGAAGCATCATTAGGAACATTGATTAACACAGGGTTTGATTATATTAGAATCTATCCGTTCCTACTGTTATATCCAGCAATTATTATTTCTGTCATCATGATTGCATTTAATATTGTTGCTGACGGATTGCGGGATGCTTTTGATCCAAGAATGCACAAATAA